In one Lolium rigidum isolate FL_2022 chromosome 3, APGP_CSIRO_Lrig_0.1, whole genome shotgun sequence genomic region, the following are encoded:
- the LOC124697941 gene encoding guanosine nucleotide diphosphate dissociation inhibitor At5g09550-like, with the protein MDEEYDVIVLGTGLKECILSGLLSVDGLKVLHMDRNDYYGGESTSLNLTKIWKRFKGSETTPDHLGVSKEYNVDMVPKFMMANGALVRVLIRTSVTKYLNFKAVDGSFVYNNGKIHKVPATDVEALKSNLMGLFEKRRARKFFIYVQDYEEDDPKSHEGLDLHKVTTKQVISKYGLEDDTVDFIGHALALHRDDNYLDEPAIDTVKRMKLYAESLARFQGGSPYIYPLYGLGELPQAFARLSAVYGGTYMLNKPECKVEFDESGKAFGVTSEGETAKCKKVVCDPSYLPDKVKKVGRVARAICIMKHPIPDTKDSHSVQIILPKKQLKRKSDMYVFCCSYAHNVAPKGKFIAFVSTEAETDKPEIELKPGIDLLGPVEETFFDIYDRYEPANTPEEDNCFVTNSYDATTHFETTVKDVLALYSQITGKELDLSVDLNAASAGEPDAA; encoded by the exons ATGGATGAGGAGTATGACGTGATCGTTCTGGGGACGGGGCTCAAGGAGTGCATCCTCAGTGGCCTCCTCTCCGTCGATGGCCTCAAG GTTCTCCACATGGACAGGAATGACTACTACGGAGGAGAATCTACATCCCTGAATCTGACTAAG ATCTGGAAGAGATTCAAAGGCAGCGAAACCACTCCGGATCATCTAGGCGTCAGCAAGGAGTACAATGTCGACATGGTGCCCAAG TTCATGATGGCCAATGGTGCATTGGTCCGTGTCTTGATCCGTACCAGTGTGACAAAGTATCTGAACTTCAAGGCCGTCGATGGCAGCTTCGTGTACAACAATGGGAAG ATCCACAAAGTCCCCGCAACAGACGTCGAAGCCTTGAAATCTAACCTGATGGGCCTGTTTGAGAAGCGCCGCGCCAGGAAGTTCTTCATCTACGTTCAGGATTACGAAGAGGATGACCCAAAGTCACACGAAGGCCTGGACCTGCACAAGGTCACTACGAAGCAAGTCATCTC CAAGTATGGACTGGAGGATGACACGGTTGACTTCATCGGCCATGCATTAGCACTTCACCGGGATGATAACTATCTGGATGAGCCTGCAATTGACACTGTCAAGAGAATGAAG CTTTACGCGGAATCATTGGCACGTTTCCAAGGTGGATCACCTTACATCTACCCTTTGTATGGACTAGGAGAGCTCCCTCAG GCCTTTGCTCGTCTGAGCGCTGTGTACGGTGGCACATACATGCTCAACAAACCAGAATGCAAG GTTGAGTTTGATGAGAGTGGTAAAGCATTTGGTGTGACTTCCGAAGGGGAGACCGCGAAATGCAAGAAGGTTGTCTGTGACCCCTCCTACTTGCCTGACAAG GTGAAGAAGGTTGGAAGGGTGGCGCGTGCGATATGCATAATGAAGCATCCAATTCCTGACACCAAGGATTCTCACTCTGTGCAAATTATCCTCCCAAAGAAACAGCTGAAGCGCAAGTCAGACAT GTACGTGTTCTGTTGCTCTTATGCTCACAACGTCGCaccgaaaggcaagttcatcgccttCGTGTCGACAGAAGCTGAAACCGACAAGCCTGAGATCGAGCTGAAGCCCGGGATTGATCTGCTTGGCCCTGTGGAGGAGACGTTCTTCGACATCTACGACCGTTATGAACCTGCTAATACTCCTGAGGAAGACAACTGTTTCGTGACAAAT AGCTACGACGCGACCACCCATTTTGAGACTACTGTGAAGGATGTGCTCGCCTTGTACAGCCAGATCACTGGAAAG GAGCTTGATCTCTCTGTGGATCTCAATGCTGCCAGTGCTGGTGAACCTGATGCTGCTTGA